The segment GCTTCTGGCCGATGGTCTGCTGGATGACGCGGGGCCCGGCGAAGCCGATCAGCGCCCCCGCCTCGGCGATGCTGATGTCGCCCAGCATGGCGAAGGAAGCGGTCACGCCGCCGGTGGTCGGGTCGGTCAGGACCGTGATCAGCGGCATGCGGCTCTGGTGCAGGCGGCGGATGGCGGCGGCGGTCTTGGCCATCTGCATCAGCGACAGGATTCCCTCCTGCATGCGCGCCCCGCCGGAAGAGATGACCATCAGCACCGGCAGCTTGTTCAGCGCGGCGTATTCAAGCAACCGGGCGATCTTTTCCCCGACCACCGAGCCCATGGAGGCCATGATGAAGTTGGGTTCCATCACCGCCAGGGCGACGGTCAAACCGTCGATCGAGCCGACGCCGGTTTGCACCGCCTCGTTGGCCCCGGTTTGCGCCGCGGCCTGGGCCAGTTTCGCCTCGTACTTCGGGAAGCCGAGCGGATCGAGGCTTTTCAGGTCCGCGTCCAGCTCCTGGAACGAGCCGCGGTCGCACAGCTGCTTGAGCCAGGTGGGAGCGTCGAGGCGGAAATGG is part of the Candidatus Aminicenantes bacterium genome and harbors:
- the accD gene encoding acetyl-CoA carboxylase, carboxyltransferase subunit beta; the protein is MFSKLFVKCPQCGTTHFYSFFKHAFFVCSRCGTHFRLDAPTWLKQLCDRGSFQELDADLKSLDPLGFPKYEAKLAQAAAQTGANEAVQTGVGSIDGLTVALAVMEPNFIMASMGSVVGEKIARLLEYAALNKLPVLMVISSGGARMQEGILSLMQMAKTAAAIRRLHQSRMPLITVLTDPTTGGVTASFAMLGDISIAEAGALIGFAGPRVIQQTIGQKLPEGFQRAEFLLEHGMLDIVVVRKNLKKTIVTILKIHRSRPYTRRPHYFS